The genomic region GATCGTCGACTCCGTGCCGGCGGCCCTCGCCATCACGGACGCACATTTTCGCATCATCCTTTGTAACCCGGGCTTTTCGGCACTCTTCGGACCGGACGAACAGGCCGTCCGCGGCGCGGTCTTTTCCCAGTTCATGAACGACGGCGATCTGTTTCAGGAGGCCGAGGCCGTCGGGCGCGGCACGCGGCATACGGTCTGGTCGCTGCGCCGTGAGGACGAAAGCCTGTTTCTGGGTGCGGTTCAGTGCACGCCTCTGTACGACCCCGATCAGGCGCTCCTCGGCTTTCTGATCACCGTGCGGGACCTGACGACCGATGAAGCCAATGAGTCCGCCCGGAGCCAGGAGCGGCAGGCGATGCCCTTCCTCAACGACCGCTCGCCGGTGCTGATGTTCGCCGTGGACTCCGCCGCCTGTATCACGAGTGCAAGCGACGCCTGGCTCGAAAAACTCGGCTACAAGCGGGAGGAGGTGATCGGTCAGCTGACCTCCAGCTACCTGACTCGGGCCTCGCGGTTGTACCTCGCCGAGGCGCTCAAAAGCCGGCTCAAGGAAGAGGCGCTCTGGAAAAATGTCGAGACGCAGTTCGTGAAGAAGACCGGCGAGGTGATCGACGTGGTCATGTGCGCCACACGCGCCGCCGGAGAGGGGGACGACCGGATCGTTTTTGTGCTGCAGGACATCACCGAGCAGAAGCGCGCCGAGCAGGCCCTGATGGCGCGCACGCTGGAGTTCGAGACGCTGACCGATTATATCCCCGTCCAGATTTTCCGGATGGATCGGCACTACCGCTATCTATTTGTGAACCGCGCCCTGCTTGAAGCCTCGTCGGCGACGCCCGAGTCCTACATCGGCAAGACCGTCGACGAGCGGGGCCTCCCCTCGGCGATCGTCGAACGCTGGAAGGCGCAAATGGACCAGGTGTTTACCATCGGTGAAGCGATAGAATTTGAGTTCGACTATGCGACGCCTCGCGAGCACCGGTTTTTCCGGACCCTCATCGTACCCGAAAAAAAGGTCCAGGGGCGTGTCCGTACGATCATCGGGATCATGCGGGATGTGACGGAGGAACGCAAGGCCGGCGAGCAGCTGCGCCAGAGCGAAGCCAACCTCAAACTCGCGCAGGAACTGGCCCAGCTCGGGAGCTACGAGATCGACCTCGTCGATCCGAACGGTACGTACATGTCTGAGGAGGTCTACCGGATTGTAGGCGTGGATCCACAGGTCGAAGAGCTGACAACCGAGCGGTTTTTACGGCAGCTGGTGCACCGGGCGGACCGCCAGAAGGTGGCGCGCGACATCCGGGAGGCGCTCCACTCGGGATCGCCGTTTCAGCTCGAGTACCGCATCGTTCGGCTGGACGGCTCGATCCGTAATGTGCAGAGCCGCGGCACGGTGCTCACCGACCCGCGCCTCGGCAGGAAACGTGTGGTCGGGACGTTGCTGGACATCACCGAGCGCGCCGAGGCCGAGGAGAAGGCGCGCAAGACGCAGGAGATGTTATTGTACCAGCAGCGCCATGCCCGGGCGCTGGCCGAGACCGAACTCGAAAACGTGAAAGACGAACTGGTGCGCAAGACGCGGCTCGCGGCCGTAGGGCAAGTGGCGGCGAGTATCGCACACGAGCTTCGCAACCCCATGGGCGCCATTCGAAACGCGGCGTACATGCTTGAGCGCCGCGCCAACCCGTCGGACGTACGATGGGTCGAGTACATGGAAATCATCCAACGCGCATCCTCGACCGGCGATCGGATCATCAGCGACTTGCTGAACATGACGCGTAACAAGCCGCCGGCCCGGCAGCCGTTGGATCTGTGCCAGGAAGTCCAGAGCGCCTGCGAACGGTTCGCCGATCATCCGCGCATCCGGTTTGTCGACGCAATCGCGCAGCGGCCGTATGAGATCTTCGCAGACGCCGGCCAGCTTCAGCAGGTGTTCCAGAACCTGTTTACCAACGCCATCGAGGCGATGGAGGGAGAGGGGGAGATCGTCATTCAGGCGGAGGCTTCCGGGGAGATGGATCACATCGTCGTCCGCGACCAGGGACCGGGCATTCCGCCCGAGATGCAGGCTCTGATCTTCGAGCCGCTGTTTACCACAAAAGCGTCCGGCACCGGCCTGGGCCTATCGATCTGCAAACAGATCGTCGAACAACACAACGGGCAGATCATCGTCCGCAACGACCGCCCGAGGGGGAGTCTTTTTGTCGTGCGGATCCCGAGATGGAGCCGCGAGCGCTCCGCACCCTTCACCGAGTCCGCCAGTAATCATGTCTGAACTATCACATCCCGCTGACAAACACAGCCCGCGTATTCTGATTGTCGAGGACAACGAGGCGCAACGGCGCCTGCTCCGGGATATCATCGCAGAAGAAGGGTTCGACGCGGTATCGTACGAGACGGCGGCGCTGGCGCTGTCGCAGGTGAAAGCCGATGTATACGCCGTCGCCGTGATCGACATCCGACTGCCGGACATGGACGGGATCGAAGTCGTGCGCCGGCTCCATCTGATCGACGCTACGATTCGCATCATCGTCCACACCGGGTACGGCACGTTCGAGTCCGCCCGTGACGCCGTCAACTACGGAGCGTTCGCGTATGTGGAGAAGCTGGGCGATCCGCGGGTGTTGATCGGCCACATTCATCGGGGTGTGAAGGAGTGGATGCGCGATGCGCTCGAGCAAAGCGAGTCGCGCTTCCGCTCGGTGTTAAACGCCGTCCCGGATCTCCTTTTTATCCTGGATACGCAGGGGTGCTGCCTGGAGGCGTTTGCGCCCGAGAACACGAGCGAGTTGTGGCCGGCGTTTCCCGAGGTGGGACGTCGGGTGAGCGAACATCTCTCCGAAGCAGACTGGCACCGCTGGCGGCTGGTGATGGCCGAGGCGCTGGCCAGTGGCGAGCCCCAGACGATCGAATACGAGGTTGTGATCGATGGCGTCGTCCAGTGGTATTCGGCCCGGGTGGTGCGGATGCGTGCTGGCAGGGAGGAAGGCACGTTGTGGGTGAGCCGGAACGTGTCGGTGAAGAAGCAGGCCGAGATCGAGCTGATCAGCGCCAAGGAGAAGGCCGAGGAGATGAACAGGCTCATGTCGGCGTTTCTGACCAGCATGAGCCACGAAATCCGCACCCCGTTGACAAGTATTCTGGGGTTTGCGTCGATTATTGCCGAAGAGGTGGGGGAGGAGCAGCGCGAGCTGGCGCACCTGATCCGTTCGAGCGGGAAGCGCTTGCTCGATACATTGAACTCGGTGCTGGATCTATCGCTGCTGGAGGCCGGCAAGTTCGAGCTGGCGATGGACGCCGTGGAGCTGAACAGCGAGGTGCGGGAGAAAGTGCGGCTCCTGCAGCCGATCGCACAGGAGAAAGGGTTGCAGCTGGTATATCGTCCGTCCGCGCTGGCCTCCAAGAGCCGGCTCGATCGGAGCTGCCTGGATCGGATCCTGAACAACCTGATCGGCAACGCCATCAAGTTCACCCAGGAAGGGGAGGTGAGGGTGGAAGTCGAGCAGGCCGGTGGGGAGGTATTATTACGCATCCAGGATACGGGCATCGGCATCAGCCCGAATTTTCGGCCGTACCTGTTCGAAGAGTTCAAACAAGAGAGCACGGGCCTCGCGCGGCTGTACGAAGGCAGCGGCATCGGGCTGGCGATCACGAAGCGGCTGGTGGATATGATGGAGGGCCGGATCGAGGTTGAGAGCGAAAAAGGGCGCGGCACGACGTTTCGCCTCTTCTTCCCACTGATCCCGGATGCCCGCCCGATGCGTCCTCAGCCTGCCGCGGCTAACAAGATGCCCATCGCCCAGGCGATCCTGGGCTCGAAGGTACTTTTTGTAGAGGACGACCCGAACGCCCAGCGCTTTTTGAAGCTGCTGCTGCATAAACAGCTGGACCTGGAAGTCGCGCCGGACGAAGAGATGGCGCTCACGATGGCGAAGCGCCGGCGGTTCGATCTCGTTTTTCTCGATATCAATCTCGGGAAAAAACGAACCGGGGTCGATGTCATGCGCGCGCTGCGCGAACTGCCCGGGTATGCCCGGACGCCCATCGTCGCGATGACGGCGTATGCGTTGCCGCATGACCGTCAGCGCTTTCTCGACGAGCGGTTCTCCGATTATATCAGCAAGCCGTTTACAAAAAATCAGATTCTGGAAGTGATCGAACGATCACTGGTGGTCTGATGGCACCCTTTTTTGTAAGAAGTGTGGCGGAAAGACCGCTTCGGCTTTGCGTGGCACGGGCTTTGTTAGATAATTAGTTACGAAAATACCGCTCGAGCGCCGGCGCCGTAACGCCCCGCCACCGGGCTTTTAAATAGATTGGATTGATCATTCCTGCCATCAGCGGAGCTTTCTTTGAAGGCCCCGCTGATGGCATTTTGGGGCTTACCCGGAAAAGAATTCCTCCCGAGCAATTCAAACGGGGAGGGGCGGCGCACTTGACCGCGCGACCGTGGAAACGTACTTTCGACGTCTACTCTATATTCAGGATGCCAAACGGCTTTCAGGAGGATGATATGCTTGTCGAAGTGATGGTCGATTACGATGCCGTCAGCGAGCGCGCTGCCGAACTTGTTGCGCAACAAATCCGCAAAAAACCGGATAGCGTCATCGGTTTTGCGACAGGGAGCACCCCGTTGGGGCTCTATAAGCGACTGGTG from Rhodothermales bacterium harbors:
- a CDS encoding PAS domain S-box protein, which encodes MLIDDAFDLAVAPVPDDDRLSTLRIQLAVVKAERDALAERCDFLSQIVDRKLSMRGGLWRAIVDSVPAALAITDAHFRIILCNPGFSALFGPDEQAVRGAVFSQFMNDGDLFQEAEAVGRGTRHTVWSLRREDESLFLGAVQCTPLYDPDQALLGFLITVRDLTTDEANESARSQERQAMPFLNDRSPVLMFAVDSAACITSASDAWLEKLGYKREEVIGQLTSSYLTRASRLYLAEALKSRLKEEALWKNVETQFVKKTGEVIDVVMCATRAAGEGDDRIVFVLQDITEQKRAEQALMARTLEFETLTDYIPVQIFRMDRHYRYLFVNRALLEASSATPESYIGKTVDERGLPSAIVERWKAQMDQVFTIGEAIEFEFDYATPREHRFFRTLIVPEKKVQGRVRTIIGIMRDVTEERKAGEQLRQSEANLKLAQELAQLGSYEIDLVDPNGTYMSEEVYRIVGVDPQVEELTTERFLRQLVHRADRQKVARDIREALHSGSPFQLEYRIVRLDGSIRNVQSRGTVLTDPRLGRKRVVGTLLDITERAEAEEKARKTQEMLLYQQRHARALAETELENVKDELVRKTRLAAVGQVAASIAHELRNPMGAIRNAAYMLERRANPSDVRWVEYMEIIQRASSTGDRIISDLLNMTRNKPPARQPLDLCQEVQSACERFADHPRIRFVDAIAQRPYEIFADAGQLQQVFQNLFTNAIEAMEGEGEIVIQAEASGEMDHIVVRDQGPGIPPEMQALIFEPLFTTKASGTGLGLSICKQIVEQHNGQIIVRNDRPRGSLFVVRIPRWSRERSAPFTESASNHV
- a CDS encoding response regulator produces the protein MSELSHPADKHSPRILIVEDNEAQRRLLRDIIAEEGFDAVSYETAALALSQVKADVYAVAVIDIRLPDMDGIEVVRRLHLIDATIRIIVHTGYGTFESARDAVNYGAFAYVEKLGDPRVLIGHIHRGVKEWMRDALEQSESRFRSVLNAVPDLLFILDTQGCCLEAFAPENTSELWPAFPEVGRRVSEHLSEADWHRWRLVMAEALASGEPQTIEYEVVIDGVVQWYSARVVRMRAGREEGTLWVSRNVSVKKQAEIELISAKEKAEEMNRLMSAFLTSMSHEIRTPLTSILGFASIIAEEVGEEQRELAHLIRSSGKRLLDTLNSVLDLSLLEAGKFELAMDAVELNSEVREKVRLLQPIAQEKGLQLVYRPSALASKSRLDRSCLDRILNNLIGNAIKFTQEGEVRVEVEQAGGEVLLRIQDTGIGISPNFRPYLFEEFKQESTGLARLYEGSGIGLAITKRLVDMMEGRIEVESEKGRGTTFRLFFPLIPDARPMRPQPAAANKMPIAQAILGSKVLFVEDDPNAQRFLKLLLHKQLDLEVAPDEEMALTMAKRRRFDLVFLDINLGKKRTGVDVMRALRELPGYARTPIVAMTAYALPHDRQRFLDERFSDYISKPFTKNQILEVIERSLVV